In a genomic window of Candidatus Gorgyraea atricola:
- a CDS encoding UvrB/UvrC motif-containing protein — translation MLCDTCKKSQATVHLTEIIDDQMTELHLCEECAQKKGAQMESHFGLADLLAGLADLGSGQFTKAKSETQVKCPRCGLTYEDFKKVGRLGCGECYSAFKEALMPLLKRIHGSTQHYGKSPKKMTKTTKSVKSKNELQELKDKLQKAIQVEEFEEAVKVRDKIRDIEKRRKK, via the coding sequence ATGTTATGTGATACATGCAAAAAGTCTCAGGCAACAGTGCATTTGACAGAGATCATAGACGATCAGATGACAGAGCTTCATCTGTGCGAGGAATGCGCGCAGAAAAAAGGCGCGCAGATGGAGAGTCACTTTGGCCTGGCAGATCTTTTAGCCGGCCTTGCAGACTTAGGTAGCGGCCAGTTTACCAAGGCAAAGAGTGAGACGCAGGTCAAGTGCCCGCGATGCGGCCTTACCTATGAGGATTTTAAAAAAGTAGGAAGATTAGGCTGCGGTGAATGTTATTCCGCGTTCAAAGAGGCGCTTATGCCTCTTCTAAAAAGGATACACGGCTCTACGCAGCATTATGGCAAGTCTCCGAAAAAGATGACAAAGACAACAAAGTCAGTAAAGAGCAAAAATGAATTACAGGAACTAAAAGATAAGCTGCAAAAGGCAATACAGGTGGAGGAGTTTGAGGAAGCAGTTAAGGTGCGAGATAAAATCCGTGATATAGAGAAACGCAGGAAGAAATGA
- a CDS encoding protein arginine kinase, whose product MKIDDLVGNQGEWLRSTGPNSDIVMSSRIRLARNLAKYPFAHWASKKEQQEIWQTARDTIKTSKKVKGSLCLDIGKIDSTDRQFLVERHLMSKEHTVDAENKGLCVSDREIVSIMVNEEDHLRIQVMKSGFDLRDAWHIINDIDNELGTSLNYAYSMDFGYLTACPTNTGTGMRASVMLHLPSLVMTKQIAKVLQAITKLSLTARGLYGEGTEASGNFFQISNQVSLGHAEEDIIDNIERIIKQIIGHEQSARESLVSQNKNALADRVWRAYGTLKNAYIISSNETIDLLSLVRLGVDLDLIKEVDRALINELFIIIQPAHLQKLEKKKLNPNERDVRRAQLIREKLGK is encoded by the coding sequence ATGAAAATAGATGATTTAGTAGGTAACCAAGGCGAGTGGCTGAGGAGTACCGGGCCGAATTCTGACATCGTGATGTCTTCGCGCATACGGCTGGCAAGGAATCTGGCAAAATATCCTTTTGCGCACTGGGCGAGCAAAAAAGAACAGCAAGAAATATGGCAGACTGCAAGGGACACGATAAAAACTTCAAAGAAAGTCAAGGGGTCCCTGTGCCTGGATATAGGAAAGATAGATTCTACAGACAGACAGTTTCTAGTGGAAAGACATCTGATGAGCAAGGAACATACTGTTGACGCAGAGAACAAGGGCCTTTGCGTGAGCGACAGGGAAATCGTAAGCATAATGGTGAATGAGGAAGATCATTTGCGCATCCAGGTCATGAAATCAGGTTTTGACCTTAGAGATGCCTGGCACATAATCAATGATATTGATAATGAACTCGGCACTTCTTTAAATTACGCGTATTCTATGGATTTCGGATACTTGACAGCATGCCCGACAAATACCGGCACAGGCATGCGCGCGTCAGTGATGCTGCATCTTCCGTCGCTGGTGATGACAAAGCAGATCGCCAAGGTCTTACAGGCGATCACTAAACTCAGTCTTACCGCGAGAGGCCTGTACGGAGAAGGCACAGAGGCAAGTGGAAATTTTTTCCAGATATCGAATCAGGTCTCGCTGGGCCACGCGGAAGAGGATATCATTGATAATATAGAAAGAATCATCAAGCAGATCATAGGCCATGAGCAGAGCGCAAGGGAATCGCTTGTTTCACAAAATAAAAATGCCCTTGCAGACAGGGTCTGGCGGGCGTATGGGACATTGAAAAACGCGTATATCATATCGAGCAACGAGACTATCGATCTTCTCTCGCTTGTGAGGTTAGGCGTTGACCTTGATTTAATAAAGGAAGTGGATCGCGCGCTTATAAATGAATTATTTATAATAATACAACCCGCGCATCTTCAAAAGTTAGAGAAGAAAAAACTAAATCCAAATGAGAGGGATGTCAGGCGAGCGCAGTTGATCAGGGAGAAACTGGGAAAATAA
- a CDS encoding ATP-dependent Clp protease ATP-binding subunit yields the protein MFNRFTERARKVILLAKEEAKRFNHDYIGTEHILLGLVREGEGVAAVVLQKMGLSLQQIRLEIEKLVKPGPSTVISGDIPFTPKAKKAVEFSGEEARALGHNYIGTEHLLLGLIREGEGVASQVLLNMGVDLDKVRGEVVELLGSATPGFSAGPQQQKGPGGRAPGAKSSSKTPALDAFGRNLSQLARDDKLDPVIGRQNEIERVIQILSRRTKNNPVLLGEAGVGKTAIVEGLAQKIIKGDIPELLKNKKVIILDLALMVAGTKYRGQFEERIKAIMDEIKRSNDIIIFIDELHTLVGAGGAEGAIDASNILKPALSRGEIQCIGATTLDEYRKHIEKDAALERRFQTIMVDPPTVAETIEILKGLRDRYEAHHKVEITDDAVEAASKFSDRYIAGRFLPDKAIDLIDEAGAKARLSIMTATPEIKELEEKAEEIKKEKDAAIKDQDFEKAAGLRDKEKESRKKLDKTKQQWKKARMEARPKVDEELIADIVSKWTGIPVARMEQKEGERLLRMEDELHKNIIGQDEAIIAIARAVRRSRAGIKNPKRPIGSFVFLGPTGVGKTHLGRVLAEFMFGDENALIQIDMSEYMEKFNVSRLIGAPPGYVGYEEGGQLTEKVRRRPYSVVLLDEIEKAHPDVFNLLLQVLEDGRLTDSFGRKVDFRNTILIMTSNVGAEIFRRQGSIGFKSEKKEMTYNDTKEKLLEEVKKTFKPEFLNRIDDIIVFHGLTKQDLYKIVEIELKEVKDRLKEQDIEVELDKSAKEILVEKGFDPIFGARPLKRTIQRLLEDPLAEEIIAKNFDRSKPIKISAKNGKLVFK from the coding sequence ATGTTTAACAGATTCACGGAACGGGCACGCAAGGTGATCTTACTTGCAAAGGAAGAAGCAAAGAGATTCAATCATGATTACATTGGCACTGAACATATTCTGCTTGGGCTTGTCAGAGAAGGCGAGGGTGTGGCCGCGGTGGTGCTCCAGAAGATGGGGCTCAGCCTTCAGCAGATACGCCTTGAGATAGAAAAGCTTGTAAAGCCAGGACCGAGCACAGTTATATCAGGCGATATACCTTTTACGCCAAAGGCAAAAAAGGCAGTAGAGTTTTCCGGCGAAGAGGCGCGCGCGCTTGGCCATAATTACATTGGCACAGAGCATCTTTTGTTAGGGCTTATACGAGAAGGAGAGGGTGTTGCTTCTCAGGTGCTTTTAAATATGGGAGTGGATCTTGATAAAGTAAGAGGCGAGGTGGTCGAGCTTTTAGGCTCTGCAACGCCAGGTTTTAGCGCTGGACCGCAGCAGCAGAAGGGTCCTGGAGGCCGCGCACCAGGCGCAAAATCAAGTTCAAAGACGCCTGCGCTTGACGCATTTGGCAGAAACCTTTCGCAGCTCGCGCGTGATGATAAATTAGATCCTGTAATCGGAAGACAGAATGAGATCGAAAGGGTGATCCAGATACTTTCAAGGCGCACAAAGAATAATCCAGTACTGCTCGGCGAGGCAGGCGTGGGCAAGACTGCTATTGTGGAGGGCCTTGCGCAGAAGATAATAAAAGGAGATATCCCGGAGCTATTGAAGAATAAAAAGGTTATTATCCTGGATCTTGCGCTCATGGTCGCTGGTACTAAATACAGAGGCCAGTTTGAAGAAAGAATAAAGGCGATCATGGATGAGATAAAGCGCTCGAACGATATAATCATCTTTATAGATGAGCTTCATACATTGGTAGGAGCAGGCGGCGCGGAAGGCGCTATAGACGCGTCAAATATCTTGAAGCCAGCGCTTTCACGAGGTGAGATTCAATGCATTGGAGCTACCACCCTGGATGAATACCGTAAGCACATAGAAAAGGACGCGGCGCTTGAACGTAGATTCCAGACAATAATGGTGGATCCGCCAACAGTGGCTGAGACCATAGAAATACTCAAGGGCTTAAGGGATAGATACGAGGCGCATCATAAAGTGGAGATCACAGATGATGCAGTCGAGGCAGCAAGTAAGTTTTCAGACAGATATATTGCTGGCAGGTTCCTGCCAGATAAGGCAATCGACCTTATAGATGAGGCTGGCGCAAAGGCAAGGCTCTCTATCATGACTGCTACTCCTGAGATAAAGGAGTTAGAGGAAAAGGCAGAGGAGATAAAAAAAGAAAAAGACGCCGCTATAAAGGACCAGGATTTTGAAAAGGCAGCGGGTCTAAGGGATAAAGAAAAAGAGAGCCGTAAAAAACTCGATAAGACCAAACAACAATGGAAAAAGGCCAGGATGGAGGCAAGACCAAAGGTCGACGAGGAACTAATAGCGGATATTGTTTCGAAATGGACAGGCATTCCTGTAGCGAGGATGGAGCAAAAAGAGGGTGAGAGGCTCTTGAGGATGGAAGACGAGCTTCACAAGAATATCATCGGACAGGATGAGGCAATAATTGCTATTGCCCGCGCAGTGAGGCGTTCACGCGCAGGCATAAAAAATCCCAAAAGGCCCATAGGCTCTTTTGTATTTCTCGGGCCGACTGGAGTGGGAAAGACGCATCTTGGAAGGGTCCTGGCAGAATTTATGTTCGGGGACGAGAACGCGCTTATACAGATTGACATGTCAGAGTACATGGAGAAGTTCAATGTCTCGCGTCTTATAGGCGCGCCTCCTGGATACGTTGGATACGAGGAGGGCGGGCAGCTTACTGAGAAGGTAAGGCGCAGGCCTTATTCTGTGGTGCTCCTGGATGAGATAGAAAAGGCGCATCCTGATGTATTTAATCTCCTTCTTCAGGTGCTGGAAGACGGGAGACTCACAGACAGCTTTGGAAGAAAAGTAGATTTTAGGAATACGATACTCATCATGACTTCGAACGTGGGCGCTGAGATCTTCAGACGACAGGGCTCCATTGGTTTTAAGTCAGAGAAAAAGGAAATGACCTATAATGATACAAAGGAAAAGCTGCTTGAAGAAGTAAAAAAGACCTTCAAGCCTGAGTTTTTAAACAGGATCGACGATATTATCGTGTTCCATGGCCTTACCAAACAGGATCTCTATAAGATCGTAGAGATAGAATTAAAGGAAGTCAAGGACAGGCTGAAGGAACAGGATATTGAGGTAGAATTAGATAAGTCTGCAAAGGAAATATTAGTGGAAAAGGGATTTGATCCGATCTTTGGCGCGCGGCCTCTTAAACGCACGATACAGAGACTGCTGGAAGATCCTCTGGCAGAGGAGATCATTGCCAAAAACTTTGACAGGTCTAAACCTATCAAGATCAGCGCTAAGAACGGGAAATTAGTATTCAAATAA
- a CDS encoding ABC transporter permease encodes MKKMIKRLGHNTVNFFIYIGGVFHLLVSTLFHLFRPPFRRKEIFEHMYNIGVLSFPIVFLVSLFTGMVLALQSAYQLTKMDAQMYISSLVALSVVRELGPVLTALVIAGRVGASITAELGTMKVTEQIDALETLAANPVKYLVVPRFLALCIMLPILTIYSDFIGIAGGYLIGVYKLLIGPTIYVKMTFDPLMFKDVFSGLFKSLVFAVIICIISCYEGFRTEGGAEGVGKSTTLSVVTSFILIIAADCLFTALFYFMFP; translated from the coding sequence ATGAAGAAAATGATAAAACGGCTCGGTCACAATACAGTGAACTTTTTCATATACATAGGCGGGGTGTTTCATCTTTTGGTCTCTACGCTCTTTCATTTATTCAGGCCGCCTTTTAGGAGGAAAGAGATATTCGAACACATGTACAATATAGGTGTGCTGAGTTTTCCGATCGTGTTTCTAGTCTCTCTTTTTACTGGTATGGTGCTGGCGCTTCAAAGCGCGTACCAGCTTACCAAGATGGACGCGCAGATGTATATATCGAGCCTTGTGGCGCTTTCAGTAGTGAGGGAGCTGGGTCCGGTTTTGACAGCACTTGTGATCGCGGGCAGGGTCGGCGCGAGCATTACAGCTGAGCTTGGCACAATGAAGGTGACCGAGCAGATCGATGCGCTCGAGACACTTGCGGCAAATCCTGTGAAATATCTTGTTGTGCCGCGATTTCTGGCGCTCTGTATTATGCTGCCTATATTGACGATATATTCAGATTTTATAGGTATAGCGGGCGGATATCTTATAGGTGTGTATAAGCTGCTGATAGGCCCTACTATTTATGTAAAAATGACATTTGATCCGCTTATGTTTAAGGATGTGTTTTCAGGCCTTTTTAAGTCGCTGGTATTTGCGGTTATTATATGCATAATTTCGTGTTACGAGGGTTTTAGGACAGAGGGTGGCGCTGAAGGCGTGGGTAAATCCACGACGCTTTCTGTTGTCACGTCATTCATTTTAATAATAGCAGCGGATTGCTTGTTTACAGCGCTGTTTTATTTCATGTTCCCATGA
- a CDS encoding ABC transporter ATP-binding protein produces the protein MIEIINLTKSFGGNRVLDNLNLIIKSGETMVIIGRSGCGKSVLLKHMIGILKPEFGQVIIDDSDVCKMEAKELDKLRMDFGMLFQGAALFDSMTVGGNVGFALREHTDMPEYQVREKVAKALHLVGLSGIENLMPAELSGGMKKRVGLARAICNEPKIILYDEPTTGLDPVMADAINNLIIDLTNKLKVTSIVVTHDMVSAYKVGTRVAMLYHGKIVEVGTPKEIKNTKDPLVKQFITGASKGPITDGR, from the coding sequence ATGATAGAGATAATTAATTTAACAAAATCATTCGGCGGAAATAGAGTCCTTGATAATCTGAATCTTATTATCAAGTCTGGCGAGACCATGGTTATTATAGGCCGTTCTGGCTGCGGTAAGAGTGTTCTCTTAAAGCACATGATAGGGATCCTTAAGCCCGAGTTTGGGCAGGTTATTATAGACGATAGTGATGTTTGCAAGATGGAAGCAAAGGAACTGGACAAGTTAAGGATGGATTTCGGTATGCTCTTTCAGGGCGCAGCGCTTTTTGATTCAATGACTGTGGGCGGGAATGTGGGCTTTGCCCTCAGGGAACACACTGACATGCCTGAGTATCAGGTGCGCGAAAAGGTTGCAAAGGCATTGCATTTAGTGGGCCTTTCCGGCATAGAGAATCTCATGCCTGCTGAGCTGAGCGGCGGCATGAAAAAACGTGTGGGCCTTGCAAGGGCTATATGCAATGAGCCTAAGATTATTCTATATGACGAACCTACAACGGGTCTGGATCCAGTAATGGCCGATGCCATAAATAATCTTATTATAGATCTGACCAATAAATTAAAGGTGACCTCTATCGTGGTCACTCATGACATGGTTAGCGCTTATAAGGTAGGGACCAGGGTCGCTATGTTATATCACGGAAAGATCGTTGAGGTAGGAACGCCTAAGGAGATTAAAAATACAAAAGATCCATTGGTAAAACAATTTATAACAGGCGCTTCAAAAGGGCCAATTACAGACGGAAGATAA
- a CDS encoding MlaD family protein yields MFTRSNFELKVGIFIFIGIVILSIIVFSIGNFYSIKRGYTIDIVFSFANGISVGAPVRYAGVEVGEVQDIEVYYDEIEQSPMVKVFVWVSQNTWINEDAKAAINTLGLLGEKYLEIVPGSKDKRLLKKGDTLRGQDPVSTEELARDTKELVAKMEIMIKSIGEVVGDEEFQSSVKNTVSNLEALTADMRDFITKAKEGDGTIGRFMSDDSLYKNMDEMILDIKKHPWKLLYRPKESRRKKK; encoded by the coding sequence ATGTTCACTCGATCAAATTTTGAATTAAAGGTCGGTATATTTATTTTTATCGGAATAGTCATATTATCGATCATAGTATTTTCAATAGGTAATTTTTACAGCATCAAACGCGGCTATACCATAGATATAGTTTTTAGTTTTGCCAATGGCATAAGCGTGGGCGCGCCTGTCAGGTATGCAGGCGTAGAGGTCGGCGAGGTGCAGGATATAGAGGTATATTATGACGAGATAGAGCAGAGTCCTATGGTAAAGGTCTTTGTGTGGGTGTCGCAGAATACCTGGATAAACGAGGATGCAAAGGCAGCCATAAATACGTTAGGCCTGTTAGGTGAGAAGTATCTTGAGATAGTACCAGGTTCAAAGGATAAAAGGCTTTTGAAAAAGGGAGATACATTAAGGGGGCAGGATCCTGTATCTACGGAGGAGCTTGCAAGGGATACCAAGGAACTGGTTGCAAAGATGGAGATCATGATAAAATCAATAGGAGAGGTCGTAGGTGACGAAGAATTTCAGAGTTCTGTAAAAAATACAGTCTCTAACCTGGAGGCCCTTACAGCGGACATGAGAGATTTTATTACTAAGGCAAAAGAAGGCGACGGAACCATAGGCCGCTTTATGTCAGACGACAGCTTGTATAAAAATATGGACGAGATGATCCTGGACATAAAGAAACATCCATGGAAACTTTTATACAGGCCGAAAGAGAGTAGGAGGAAGAAGAAATGA
- a CDS encoding PIN domain-containing protein produces MTLIFIRVFFMLLSIIVGFQVGSFVQAGEMDFALIGAAIGFIVAVSIIAFEFVTRKASIRGLSSAVFGLIFGLIMAKLVSDTLSLIPLNPTVLYSSKVILTLIFCYLGMIVAVRGRDEFNIIVPYVKFSRQDQKDELIILDTSVIIDGRIADICKSRFMEGKFIVPRFVLKELQAIADSSDSLKRARGRRGMDILSKLQKNSNIDVKIHNEDFHDVKEVDAKIVRLAKILSAKVFTNDYNLNKIAEIQGVKVLNINELANALRPVVLPGETMDIRLVKEGKEYNQAVGYLEDGTMVVVDNGRRSIGQSVRIVVGSVLQTAAGRMIFGKLPEDIKKNKR; encoded by the coding sequence ATGACTTTAATTTTCATACGCGTATTTTTCATGTTACTAAGTATCATAGTTGGTTTTCAAGTTGGTTCTTTTGTGCAGGCAGGTGAAATGGATTTTGCGCTTATTGGCGCAGCGATTGGTTTTATTGTAGCGGTATCGATAATCGCGTTCGAATTTGTAACGAGAAAGGCGTCTATAAGGGGACTCTCGTCTGCTGTATTCGGCCTTATATTCGGACTTATAATGGCAAAGCTTGTCTCTGATACGCTTTCGCTCATACCGCTTAACCCAACAGTCCTTTATTCTTCAAAGGTAATACTTACCCTGATCTTTTGTTACCTGGGTATGATAGTCGCTGTGCGCGGCAGGGATGAGTTCAATATTATCGTGCCATACGTCAAGTTTTCACGGCAGGATCAGAAGGATGAACTCATTATCCTTGATACAAGTGTTATCATAGACGGCCGCATAGCAGATATTTGCAAGAGCAGATTCATGGAAGGCAAGTTTATTGTGCCGCGTTTTGTGCTAAAGGAACTGCAGGCCATAGCTGATTCCAGTGATTCATTGAAGCGGGCTCGCGGCAGGAGAGGCATGGATATCCTGAGCAAGCTACAGAAAAATTCAAATATAGACGTGAAGATCCATAATGAGGATTTTCACGACGTAAAGGAAGTAGATGCGAAGATCGTGAGGCTCGCCAAGATCTTGAGCGCAAAGGTCTTTACAAATGATTATAATCTCAATAAGATCGCAGAGATCCAGGGCGTGAAGGTCTTGAATATAAATGAACTGGCAAACGCCTTGAGGCCAGTGGTATTGCCTGGCGAGACAATGGATATACGCCTTGTAAAAGAAGGCAAGGAATACAATCAGGCAGTGGGATATCTTGAGGACGGTACCATGGTGGTCGTGGACAATGGAAGAAGATCAATAGGCCAGAGTGTACGTATAGTAGTGGGCAGTGTGCTCCAGACAGCAGCAGGAAGGATGATATTTGGGAAGTTACCCGAAGACATTAAGAAGAATAAACGTTAG
- the ispD gene encoding 2-C-methyl-D-erythritol 4-phosphate cytidylyltransferase: protein MNVAAIVPAAGKGRRIKSKIAKPHIKLCGKPILAHTLVRLSKNKHIKEIIVSVDKKHIARVKRFKIKNVKVVAGGRERKHSVLNALKKVSSNIDYVLIHDGVRPFLTDKLINASLKAARSFGASVVAVPVKPTLKCAGRRGCVAYTPDRTKFWEAQTPQVFKRDLIEKAYRAIGKKNITDDSMLVELLGIKPKLVMGSYRNIKITTEEDLKLAKMLCSLPPL from the coding sequence ATGAATGTCGCAGCCATAGTTCCCGCCGCAGGTAAAGGTAGGCGCATAAAATCAAAGATAGCCAAGCCACATATAAAGCTTTGCGGCAAACCAATACTTGCGCATACGCTAGTCAGGCTTTCAAAGAATAAACACATAAAAGAGATCATTGTCAGCGTCGATAAAAAACATATAGCAAGGGTCAAGAGATTCAAGATCAAGAATGTAAAGGTAGTAGCTGGAGGAAGGGAAAGAAAGCACTCCGTGCTTAATGCATTGAAAAAGGTGTCTAGCAACATAGATTATGTATTGATCCACGATGGCGTGAGACCCTTTCTTACTGATAAATTAATAAACGCCTCTTTAAAGGCAGCTCGCTCTTTTGGCGCAAGTGTTGTCGCGGTACCTGTAAAACCTACCTTGAAATGCGCTGGGAGGAGAGGCTGTGTAGCATACACGCCTGATAGGACAAAGTTTTGGGAGGCGCAGACACCTCAGGTATTCAAAAGAGATTTAATAGAGAAGGCATACAGGGCCATTGGCAAGAAAAACATAACAGATGATTCCATGCTGGTCGAGCTCCTGGGCATAAAACCAAAACTAGTCATGGGCTCGTACAGAAATATAAAGATCACGACAGAAGAAGATTTGAAACTGGCAAAGATGTTGTGTAGTTTACCTCCTCTGTAG
- the ispF gene encoding 2-C-methyl-D-erythritol 2,4-cyclodiphosphate synthase, protein MRVGIGYDIHRFVDDKPLMLGGIEIPHIKGLSGHSDGDSLLHAICDAILGAAGMDDIGHQFPNNDDRYAGIASSELLKMVADKINKKGFKVDYVDSVIILEEPKIAPFKDAMRQEIAKTLGIAKESVNVKATTQEGIGALGRGEAIAAYAVASLVK, encoded by the coding sequence ATGCGTGTAGGAATAGGTTATGACATACATAGATTTGTTGATGATAAGCCTCTTATGTTGGGTGGGATCGAGATCCCGCATATCAAAGGGCTTTCCGGGCATTCAGATGGAGATTCACTCCTGCATGCAATATGCGATGCAATACTTGGGGCCGCGGGCATGGACGATATAGGCCATCAGTTCCCTAACAATGATGATAGATACGCTGGTATAGCGAGTAGTGAACTCTTAAAAATGGTTGCGGATAAGATAAATAAAAAAGGCTTTAAAGTCGACTATGTGGATTCTGTGATCATATTGGAGGAACCCAAGATAGCGCCTTTTAAAGATGCCATGAGGCAAGAGATAGCAAAGACACTAGGGATAGCTAAGGAGAGCGTCAATGTCAAGGCAACGACACAAGAGGGTATTGGCGCGCTTGGCAGAGGCGAGGCCATAGCGGCGTATGCCGTAGCTTCTTTAGTGAAATAA
- the cysS gene encoding cysteine--tRNA ligase translates to MKIYNTLKRKKESFEPKRKIGMYVCGPTVYDAPHIGHARSAYAFDVIRRYFEYKKHKVTFVRNVTDVDDKIINKARDEFKKEDLNSAVKKVSDKYLKVYHKYMDDLGIKRPDKEPKATEYIGKMKDFIAILIKKGVAYESDGDVYFNIKKAKKYGKLSNQSIENLEVGARVSPKEHKKDPLDFALWKKAKDGEPYWESPWGKGRPGWHIECSVMSSDILGDEFDIHGGGIDLIFPHHENEIAQSEGAGKKFARFWIHNGLLTINKEKMAKSLGNFITIEEILSKYSADVLKILFLQTHYSHPVDFSWERMEEAKRAMERFSIVLGSSDSNKRQATRDKGVEEFRKRFEEAMDDDFNTPSALAALFDLVTYVNKLGTRDKGQGTRELLDLGRVFGLFEKRKVQKLKVEVKKLIEERNKARKEKDFKAADKIREKLDKMGIILEDQKDGTTWRTT, encoded by the coding sequence ATGAAGATATATAATACGCTTAAGAGAAAAAAGGAAAGTTTCGAGCCCAAGAGAAAAATCGGTATGTACGTATGCGGCCCAACGGTTTACGACGCGCCTCATATCGGTCACGCGAGAAGCGCTTATGCATTTGATGTGATACGCCGGTATTTTGAATATAAAAAACACAAGGTTACTTTTGTAAGAAATGTCACTGATGTCGACGATAAGATAATCAATAAAGCGAGAGATGAATTTAAGAAAGAGGATTTAAATAGCGCGGTAAAAAAGGTCTCAGATAAATACCTCAAGGTCTATCATAAATACATGGATGATCTGGGTATCAAGCGGCCTGATAAAGAGCCAAAGGCCACAGAGTATATAGGTAAGATGAAGGATTTTATCGCTATATTGATAAAAAAAGGCGTAGCTTATGAATCAGATGGCGATGTGTATTTTAATATTAAAAAGGCAAAGAAATATGGCAAATTGTCAAATCAGAGCATTGAGAACCTGGAGGTTGGGGCGCGAGTTTCTCCAAAAGAACACAAAAAGGACCCACTTGATTTTGCTCTTTGGAAAAAGGCCAAGGATGGTGAGCCTTATTGGGAGAGTCCATGGGGAAAAGGCAGACCTGGCTGGCATATAGAATGCTCGGTGATGAGCTCGGATATTTTAGGAGACGAGTTTGACATACACGGCGGAGGCATAGATCTTATCTTTCCGCACCACGAGAACGAGATTGCGCAATCAGAGGGCGCAGGAAAAAAATTCGCGCGTTTTTGGATACACAACGGACTTTTGACTATCAATAAAGAAAAGATGGCCAAGTCCCTGGGAAATTTTATTACAATAGAAGAGATCCTGAGTAAATATTCAGCAGACGTACTTAAGATATTATTCTTACAGACGCATTATTCTCATCCAGTGGATTTTTCCTGGGAGAGGATGGAAGAGGCGAAGAGGGCGATGGAGAGGTTCAGTATCGTGTTGGGCAGCTCCGATAGCAACAAGCGACAAGCAACAAGGGACAAGGGGGTTGAAGAATTTCGCAAGAGGTTTGAGGAGGCTATGGATGATGATTTTAATACTCCAAGTGCACTTGCGGCGCTGTTCGATTTAGTTACGTATGTTAATAAATTAGGGACAAGGGACAAGGGACAAGGGACAAGGGAGTTGTTGGATTTGGGTAGGGTGTTCGGGTTGTTTGAGAAAAGAAAAGTCCAGAAACTTAAGGTAGAGGTAAAAAAACTCATAGAGGAAAGAAATAAAGCCAGGAAGGAAAAGGATTTCAAGGCAGCGGATAAAATAAGAGAAAAATTAGATAAAATGGGCATTATACTCGAGGATCAAAAAGACGGCACCACCTGGCGAACGACCTAA
- the tmk gene encoding dTMP kinase has product MNKRGLFITFEGPEGSGKSTHSKLLCDFLREKGHKVLYTREPGGTLISEKIRKVLLDPKNKGMDVACEMLLYIAARAQIIKEKILPALKRGEIVVCDRFTDATLVYQGYAGGIDLKTIKDINTIATKGISPEVTFLLDIEAKKGLLRSGKNKDRMERKSLLFHKKVRQGYLMIARKEPRRVRILSAIGEISETQEKIRKIVLKLIG; this is encoded by the coding sequence ATGAATAAGCGGGGATTGTTCATCACATTCGAAGGGCCGGAAGGGAGTGGTAAGAGTACACATTCTAAGCTCTTGTGTGATTTTTTGAGGGAAAAAGGTCATAAGGTTTTATATACCAGGGAGCCGGGCGGCACGCTTATCAGTGAAAAGATACGCAAGGTATTGCTGGACCCCAAGAATAAAGGCATGGATGTAGCATGTGAGATGCTTTTATATATTGCCGCGAGGGCGCAGATCATAAAGGAAAAGATCTTACCCGCGTTAAAGAGAGGCGAGATCGTAGTCTGTGATAGATTTACAGATGCTACGCTTGTTTATCAGGGATATGCAGGAGGAATTGATTTAAAGACCATAAAGGACATAAATACGATTGCTACAAAGGGTATATCTCCTGAAGTTACTTTTTTATTGGACATAGAGGCGAAAAAGGGACTTTTACGTTCAGGAAAAAATAAAGACAGGATGGAGAGAAAATCACTCCTCTTTCATAAAAAGGTCAGGCAGGGATATCTGATGATCGCCCGCAAGGAACCGCGCAGGGTAAGGATACTTTCAGCGATAGGGGAGATTTCAGAAACGCAGGAGAAAATTAGAAAAATAGTTTTAAAGTTAATAGGTTAG